The genomic interval TCTTCCGCTATACCCATTAACAGCCCCTTTCAAAACCAATTCGAGCAtatgaaattatgaaatttgggGAAACAATATACCTAAATGGATATGTTTCTAGACGTTTAGTCGTGTACGTTGAGATCTAAGCAAATTTGAGCATCTCTCGATGAGTCTTTTCATCGAGCACGATTTGGTTAACTCGAGTTTCAAAGACGTTAAATCGAATTACTTAGCTAAAGATTCCGAGATTATGAGTTTTCGAGCTGAATGTCAACTAATGAAGGAAGCGATAAAGATATTTTGGAATAAATATTATGGAAACTTAATGTAGCGTACTTAGCTAAGTTTCTCCTGCAAATAGAGGTCTCTATTGTGTATTTATCTCCAATTTTGATTGACccgaaaacaataaaactttaacgaTCCGCATAAAAACTCCTGAATTTCACGGACTTGTGCCCACACCTATAGGTAATTTGGGACGTTTTGTTCAAAATCGTTGGAAAATAGCGATTTGAAATTCTCTGGGAGCCATCaataaactctttttttaTGAATCCATAAAGTAACAGCATAAATGATTTTTACCCATTTACTAAAGCTTCACATATTGAACGGTTCCAGGAGCTTTTTTGATCCCCTACACTATAATGCTGATTTTTGGAGGTCTTCCCCTGTTCTACATGGAGCTAGCTTTAGGACAGTTTCATAGAAGCGGTTGCTTGACGATATGGAAGAGAATTTGTCCTGCTTTGAAAGGTAAAAACATGTCCTACAACTTACCGGTCATAATCATAAGGTTAGCTTATTTTATAAACAGATgaataaaaggatttttttaattacggCATATGGAGGTTTATCCCAgttgatttataaaaatccTATAAATTCTGCATCGGTCCAAATTTTCAGAAGTGTCTTTAACAAGTCGAAAACTGACCAAACCTTCAAAAGGAAAGACAATGAAACCACTGCCTTCATTACTGGTAAAATCGTCTTAATGCCTCATGTTGTAGGCACTTAAGATTCTCTTCGATCGAAGTCATCAGGCTGTTAAAGAGCGGTGTTAAATCAGCAAACAACAGAAACCTTTTAGTCCGAATTGAAATTGCAGCCGGGACTTCATGTTCAATTCATTAGGCGGTTTATCAGGAAACCCCCTACGAAAGAAATAAATGGGGTAAAACTTCAAATGTAGttgcattaatatttatacCGTATTTATTAGAGATTTAGATAAGGGTTGAGTGTTGATCGTACTTTCTAATACGGGGagataaatattatttccagTCGATGTTTTGTATCAAACGAACGTTAATGTACTTGCCAATCGGGCAAACACAGAAGCGATCAACCGAACAAAAAGACTCCTTCGGGACTGTAAACACTAAACACTGTACCATTGTGCATCAACTTCAAATTAGAACCTGTGCTTAATTGAAAACATCCTCTCACGTTTATTTTAGGGGTGGGCTATGCTATTTGCCTGATAGACATCTACATGGGCATGTATTACAATACTATCATAGGGTGGGCCGTCTACTACCTGGTGGCTAGTTTCTCAGAAGAATTGCCCTGGACCAAATGCGGCAACCAATGGAACACTGTTTATTGTCATCCAGTTACAGTTGTACGATCTTTGGCTAATGCCACAACACCAGCTAAAGAGTTTTTCGAGTGAGTTTCTTCATGAGGAGAAAAATcctatttttcattattgtatTTAATGTTGTAGGCGAGAGGTTTTAGAACAGTACAAATCAGACGGCCTTAATCGAATGGGCCCTATAAAGCCGGCCCTGGCAGTTTGTGTGTTTTCAGTCTTTGTGTTGGTTTACTTTTCCTTGTGGAAAGGAGTGAAAAGCACTGGAAAGGTATTggatttgtgaaatttttcaacattttcgtAGCTAAGAATGGGGTGAACGagagtttgaaataaaaattataattagtgTAAGGGCTTTTGATAATGAAAGAACAAATCCACGTCTTTGTAAAATAATCGTAACAATGTGACGACGGAAAATTATTGAGATTAGTATGAGGGTCTCAGTTTCTATTCTCAACAATATGGTGAATCTGCTTTTTATATTTctcttatatttttgtttttttccgcTTTATGGAGTTTTCGCTTGAAGTAGCCACAGttgcatatttattttcagttcttCAGATAATTCTGCCTCAATATAAATGAGTTTTATCTACAACAGTCCAAATATAGCATGATTTGAATGTCAATACCAGTATTTTAAGCACCTCATGttcttattgttattatttttttattgtttgttaaattatttgtattgttttgcatcagttttttaataatgacgAAAGTAACTTTTGTTATACCAATTCCTAATGTTGCAATAGGTGTCATCACCTATACGATGTTGATTTAGCTCTCACACAGCAATAGCAGAAACTATAAGGTCATAGCAAACTGCCGGAATGCGGGTCTGACTAATTCTACTCATAATTCTTTCTTTGATCACTTTTCCAggactttttaattgtttataaaatgtgtccataaaagaataaaataaatctttcgACATTAATAATTACTCTACAGACTGTCTGAAATGCAAATTCAACTCTTGATGAATCACCACCAACATGATAGACAGATATGAAAAAGGCAGATTATGTCTAATATCTATTATTCATCTCATTTGACAATGTTGATCATTTCAGTTTCTAACtataaaaattcacattttagGCCGTCTGGGTAACAGCCTTAGCACCCTACGTAGTCCTCATAATCCTTCTGGCCAGAGGTGTGACCCTACCAGGAGCCCTAGAAGGCATCCGCTACTATCTCACTCCTGAATGGCATAAGTTATATAACAGGAAAGTGTGGATAGATGCAGCGtcccaaattttcttttctttgggACCAGGATTCGGAACATTGTTGGCCTTATCCAGTTATAACAAGTTTAATAACAACTGCTATAGAGACGCTGTTATTACAAGCAGTATAAATTGTTTGACCAGTTTCTTGGCAGGATTTGTGATATTTTCGGTGCTGGGTTATATGGCTCACATGCAACAAAAAAGCATCGAACAGGTCGGACTGGAAGGTGaagttacaacaaaaaaaaagtaacgaaatactttttttaattaacaaagttTTTTAGGTCCCGGTCTAGTATTCATCGTCTACCCAGAAGCCATTGCCACCATGAGTGGTTCGGTATTTTGGTcagtgatttttttcctaatgCTTATCACACTAGGCTTAGATAGTACCTTTGGAGGGCTTGAAGCTATGATCACAGCCCTTTGCGACGAGTATCCCAAAACTTTAGGTCGACACAGAGAAATCTTCGTTGCATTCCTGTTATTTGGGATATACATCTGTGCCTTGCCAACAACCACTTATGTATGAAAACTGTGTACCTCTCTTACTCATTCTGAACATGTTTTATATAAAGGGTGGCGTTTATTTGGTAAATATGCTAAATATCTACGGGCCAGGCCTTGCCATCTTGTTCGTGGTCTTCGTGGAAGCTGCCGGTGTTTGTTGGTTATATGGGACAGACAACTTTGCCAGAGATATTGAGAAGATGATCGGGCAACGCCCAGGCTTATTCTGGAGGATATGTTGGAAATACATTAGCCCCGTTTTCTTATTGGTGGGTTAAAATTCAGTGAATATCTTTAAAAgcaacataattttatttccagataatttttgtttgttctcTCTTAAATCATGAAGAAATGTTGGGTCAAGAATATAAATATCCACCATGGAGTCTTCATGTCGGTTACGTGTTGACCGCCTCGTCGATAGTGTGCATTCCcctttatattatatataagtTTGCGGTAACTCCAGGCAGTTTCCTACAGGTGAAtttcacataattttatttattgaaactcATAACTCCAATTTTAGCGATGGAAAATGATATGGCAGGCAGAGCATTCGTCTGACAACGCTCTAACTTACTGTGGAGGTACTGAAGTCTGACCAGAATCAGCAATTGTCAGATCGTATACTATCGAATGGCTAGTTTAAGCTCCTCAAAGTCCACCATATACACTATAACACACATAGAGATGCACTTTTGTGGCGTATTTAATGGATACGTCACAAAGGGGTACTAATCTGTGATCAGCACTTTTTATACTTGAGAGTTTTACTTTAATTCAAGTAAGTGGGTACGTATGTAGGCGTGTGCCAATAGTTAAGTACCTACCTAAACCAGACTGTGGTATACGTTTGTACAAATTAAACTATCTTAATGGcttagtaaataaatgtatatGCAGGTATTCATAGAACTCGCAGGATTCTGCCATTTAAATTTAGGATATATTTCAGGAAATTGTCATATAGTATTGTACTTTAGAGAAGTCTTTGCATCCGATGGATTATATTATATCTAAATACCATTAACAAGTAATATTGCCTTGATCAG from Euwallacea fornicatus isolate EFF26 chromosome 17, ASM4011564v1, whole genome shotgun sequence carries:
- the SerT gene encoding sodium-dependent serotonin transporter, producing the protein MKMAAPEDTENQNNTQYAAETNHSAKSPTPTSNSGGDGFPENNFKKSPSKTYGTSKDTKNLYKPNKDNVTRVVVVGLTPERRRETWNKKVEFLLAVIGFAVDLGNVWRFPYICYENGGGAFLIPYTIMLIFGGLPLFYMELALGQFHRSGCLTIWKRICPALKGVGYAICLIDIYMGMYYNTIIGWAVYYLVASFSEELPWTKCGNQWNTVYCHPVTVVRSLANATTPAKEFFEREVLEQYKSDGLNRMGPIKPALAVCVFSVFVLVYFSLWKGVKSTGKAVWVTALAPYVVLIILLARGVTLPGALEGIRYYLTPEWHKLYNRKVWIDAASQIFFSLGPGFGTLLALSSYNKFNNNCYRDAVITSSINCLTSFLAGFVIFSVLGYMAHMQQKSIEQVGLEGPGLVFIVYPEAIATMSGSVFWSVIFFLMLITLGLDSTFGGLEAMITALCDEYPKTLGRHREIFVAFLLFGIYICALPTTTYGGVYLVNMLNIYGPGLAILFVVFVEAAGVCWLYGTDNFARDIEKMIGQRPGLFWRICWKYISPVFLLIIFVCSLLNHEEMLGQEYKYPPWSLHVGYVLTASSIVCIPLYIIYKFAVTPGSFLQRWKMIWQAEHSSDNALTYCGGTEV